ACTGGTCCATTGAACTGGCTAAATCGGACGAGCGCATCGTTACCTTTGGAACTATGCACCCTGATTATGATGACCCGGAGAAAGAATTTGCGCGGCTGGAGCGTAACGGAATCAAGGGCCTGAAATTTCATCCTGATTTTCAAGGCTTTTTCATGGATGACCGCAAATTCTACAACATCATGGAAATGGTCCAGGATCGCTTTATCTGCATGTTTCACATCGGTGACAAACTGCCACCAGAAAAAAACCCCTCATGCCCTTTAAAGCTCAAAAAGCTACTCCATAACTTTCCGCGTCTGAAAGCCATCGGAGCGCATATGGGCGGGCTGTATCACTGGAAAATGGTCGCTGAAGAATTAGCCGGAATGGATGTTTACTTTGACACATCCAGCTGCCTGCCATTCATGGATAAAGCTGTTCTCCATGAAATCGTTAACAAGCATCCGCGGGAACGTATTCTGTTCGGCAGCGACTACCCGCTTTTTGATCCGCAGGATTCGATGAAAGAACTTCAACACTCGCTGAAACTCAAAGACAGCGAACTGGAACTACACATGAGTGCGGTAGAACAGCTGCTTGATTAAGGCACTGCCAACCACATCTGACCAAAAAACGCACAAGGAAATCCCTGTGCGTTTTTTTATTCTGCCGCATACTTACCCATACAATAAACCACTAAGTGGCTGAACGGCCTAATCAGGTTAAAATAAACAGGACCCAGCCAATTCTTATAGCGAACGATTGTAAAGACGTGATAAAGATGCTGGCCGTTTTCATCTGAATCGGAAATAACACCGAGATATGCTGTGAGGTGATTATCCTCAACTTCGCCAATCCAGAACCTATCCGCTTCGAAATCAACTGAATAAAAAAAATCCACCTGCCCGCCACGATTGAAGTCATAATCTGAGACTTTAAGACTGTGATTAATGAGTTCATCATGCTTGAGCCCCATAATTCCTGCCAAAAATCCTCTGATTGTGTACAGTAATGTCAGCCACACAGGTTTATAAGACATTAAACGGACCAGAAAATCTTCCATATCACGACGACTGTCAAAGGGATGGCAATAAACATGATCTGCATCAGCACTATATTTATGCAGTTCAGGAACAGTTTCTATGATTGCTGCTGGATTGGTCATTGATTAATCCTCCCGGCTTCAATTCCTTTAATTATTAAGCATGAAATCTGTACAACTCATGCATCATGATTTTAAGAATACACATATGTTCTTCTTCTGAAATATTTGCGCCCATCATGCGAACACCCAAAAACATTGAGTAGCTGATTTTAGAAAGCAGGGCTGCACGCTCCATATCGCCGCTTACCTCTGCAAAAATAGAATGCAAATATTCAATTCGCATACTGTCTACCCGTTCAATAAACTTCTGTGCGAACGGATCACGTAAAGCCCACGCCCTAATGCTGGTCTCAGTTCCTGAAGGCAACTTGTGTGAACTCTCAACTACAAGATTGAAGCGCTCAATTGCGTCAGCACCCTTATCCGCAGCTTCTATGCTGGCAAGCGTACCTCCTTCTACCCAATGTTCGAGCATACGCTCCAGAAACTCCGCCCTGTTTTTAAAATGATGATAAAAAGACCCCTTGGTCACCCCAAGCTTGCGGCAAAGATTATCAATGGTCAGCTGCTGCACACTCTCGGTCTCCAGCAGTTTCAATGCCGCATCCAATAAATCTTCCGCTGAATTCCGTGCTTCTTTCTTCACTTACATTGCACCCTCTTCTCTAATTATTAGATACCATACCGTATGGTATGTATAAATTAGATAAAAAATAATACATTGTCAAGAATACAAAAAAGAGCCGCCTGCGGGCAACCACAGACGGCTCTTCCAACCTCGAAGTGATGAAATACTTTCTAGTTGTGTGCTCTTACCCTTTTAGGGTGACATGCGTTGTTAGCACAAGGAGCAACAGCGAGATCAGTCACGCCTTCCTTGTTGAGCTTAACATGGCAACCACGACAGCTGATGTCGCTTTTAAGAGTATGGAAAGCCTTAAAGTAAGAGTGGGGAGCAGCTTTTTGTTTCAGGTTGTCGTGACAACCAGCGGCAGCACAGCTCTTGACGGGGGTTTTGCCATCCCAAGTGTGATGACACTTACCACAGTTAACATCCTGATGGTCGAAGTGGGAAAACTTAACCGGAGTGAAACGGGTCTGGTTAAGGACTTCAGGACGCTTGAACTGGAGGTTGACGGGGAAACTTACAACCAGATCTTCGGAAACAATTTCAACTTTTTTGTCACCAGAGATGCTTGCAATCTCCTCACTAAGATTGCTGGTCGCAGTTGAATACATAATTACGAGGACGGCAAAGAGAACAGCCGCCCCAACATACAGAAAATTCGTCTTCATTCTAATCCTCCTCATGAAAGTCGTATTTACCTACTCAAATTCAGGGATTATTTCAATAAAAATGCGTAGATGTATCTAGTCTGCAACGCCTTAAAACAAGGGTTTTGAGCTCTACACAACAGACATTGAGAAAATTTTCACACAAAATCATCTACTGCAAAACTAAGTCAAACAGTTATTAATTAAATGCAGTAACAAAGATGAACATGATCGAATACAACTCAACGGGCTGGAGTTATATTCAGTAAATCAAGTTTCAGTATATTTTACACTGATTGATAAAGCACATTCACACAAAAAGATGTTCTTTATTTAAAATCAGAATTTAAAAAAAGTTCACATTTTTTCTATAATGACATATTCTCGTTCATATCCCTGATTATAACCCTCCGCTGTCGAGCATTTATGCCATGCATTATATTCAAAACAACAAAGAGCCTCTCTCTGCATTACAGAAAGAGGCTCACAAAAATGTAATTTGTCTGAAAATAAAAAACCTGCCAATTACTCCCGAACACCGGCCATGAGCAGGCCGATATTATCAACCTTGGATTTATCCTTTACGGAAAATTCGTCCATTATCTGTCCGCAGTACATTACCGCAACACGGTCAGCCAATTGCAGGGCCTCCCCGAGGTCACCGGTAATCAACAGAACCCCGGCAATCTCTCGAGCCTTCAGCAAGCGATTCCAAACTTCCTCTGTAGCAGAAATATCCAAGCCCTGTGTAGGCTGTTCGGCCACAATTAGATGAGGTTGGCGGTAAAGTTCTCTGGCCAGAACCATCTTCTGAAGGTTACCACCAGAGAGTTGCCATGCAAGAGCGTGAATCCGACCGGGTCGCACGTCATATTCTTCCACAAGCTCTTTAGCAACTTTCGAAGCTTTTTCATGCTGAAGTATAGGACCGGCTGAAAATCCCTGACGTGTTGTCAAAAGCAGGTTGTCCACAAGGTCCAGATTACGGGCAGTGGCAAGATCAAGGCGGTCTTCAGGAATGTAGGACATTGAGTTATTCCAGGTCATATCCGCAAAGAACTTACGCCACGGCTTCCCCATAATGAAAATTGTATCCTTGGGCGGCTTACGCATTCCGCAAACGCCCTCCACCAATTCCTGCTGCCCGTTACCGGCCACACCAACGATTGCGACAACCTCACCTTTATGAACATCAAGGCTGATATCTCGCAAGCCGATTCCAGTCATA
Above is a genomic segment from Maridesulfovibrio sp. containing:
- a CDS encoding amidohydrolase family protein; this encodes MYYDVHTHAFHPKIADKVINQLHDHYGITAVGNGHPDDLLNRATKAGLDRVIIHTAATSHDQVIPANNWSIELAKSDERIVTFGTMHPDYDDPEKEFARLERNGIKGLKFHPDFQGFFMDDRKFYNIMEMVQDRFICMFHIGDKLPPEKNPSCPLKLKKLLHNFPRLKAIGAHMGGLYHWKMVAEELAGMDVYFDTSSCLPFMDKAVLHEIVNKHPRERILFGSDYPLFDPQDSMKELQHSLKLKDSELELHMSAVEQLLD
- a CDS encoding DUF2867 domain-containing protein produces the protein MTNPAAIIETVPELHKYSADADHVYCHPFDSRRDMEDFLVRLMSYKPVWLTLLYTIRGFLAGIMGLKHDELINHSLKVSDYDFNRGGQVDFFYSVDFEADRFWIGEVEDNHLTAYLGVISDSDENGQHLYHVFTIVRYKNWLGPVYFNLIRPFSHLVVYCMGKYAAE
- a CDS encoding TetR/AcrR family transcriptional regulator, giving the protein MKKEARNSAEDLLDAALKLLETESVQQLTIDNLCRKLGVTKGSFYHHFKNRAEFLERMLEHWVEGGTLASIEAADKGADAIERFNLVVESSHKLPSGTETSIRAWALRDPFAQKFIERVDSMRIEYLHSIFAEVSGDMERAALLSKISYSMFLGVRMMGANISEEEHMCILKIMMHELYRFHA
- a CDS encoding cytochrome c3 family protein, producing the protein MKTNFLYVGAAVLFAVLVIMYSTATSNLSEEIASISGDKKVEIVSEDLVVSFPVNLQFKRPEVLNQTRFTPVKFSHFDHQDVNCGKCHHTWDGKTPVKSCAAAGCHDNLKQKAAPHSYFKAFHTLKSDISCRGCHVKLNKEGVTDLAVAPCANNACHPKRVRAHN